In Quercus robur chromosome 11, dhQueRobu3.1, whole genome shotgun sequence, the sequence CTATGAATGAGATAAGAAAAGACATCTTCCCCATCTTTTCATCACCTTCGTTCTATTTCTTATCGCCACCAATGAAAATGATTACTCTTTTACTCTTttactctcaaaaaaaaaaactccgaCGGTCAAGCTGCACATCCTTTATCTGACCATCAAACGATATTTGATCCCACGGTAAAAATTGAGTTCATACAAATTCAGTGAGtgttttatacatttatttttcttactatCATTTAAGTTTGTGGGAGTATATGTATGCTTTATAAATTAcgaaaaaaatattactattctttaaattttccCCTAGAATTTTAGGCATGTGGCTTATTAAACACCTTAGCAAACAACCATTAAAATACCTTAGCAACCTTAGTATGATGGACACTCTACAAGCAGGTTAGAGAATTTCTTAGCTGCTTTATACACATGTATACTTAgattaagataaaatataatttttatcttgtataaaaaaaaaaaacaattttttcaatctctCCAACTTCAAATTATGATCTTTTCCTTCTAGGCAGGTTAGAGAATTGCTATATTTAAGAAGCTCTTAAGCTTTAACCAATTAATAGTAGCAATATTTCaaggatttaattttttatattttttataagagtCTTGTAGTTTAACAACCATTTTTCCTttcccttgtgtgtgtttgtttttcaaaaaaaaaaaaaaaaaaaaaaaaaaccaagcaccttttgatattttttagggTTCAACCCTTTCACATTATTGTAATtaattataaggaaaaaaaaaactatggttTTCATTTTTGGTCAAATGTAGACAGTCACTGTTGTCAATAGAATAACAAAATTATGTACAGAGGTCATTATGTTGGGTCCATGAACTACACGCAACTGTTtgccattttcttttctatttttttgataagctgtttgcctttttttttttttttttttttgagaaagagctGTTTGCCATTTTCTAGGTACTCgtatttgttgtttttattttttagaatctgATGCTACCTTatgctaaaattttagaatatgaTATAGAGTGTAGTTGAACGTTATCTACTACTTTGCAAAAgggattatcaaaaaaaaaaaaaaaactttacaaaagggctttgtttttttcctctccaaTTATTATAAGGTTCCTTTTAGCTAaggcaacttttttttttaaataaaaaagtttacgTTTTTTTCAAAGGACCTGTAATAATACATATACAACCAATGCTTTGTctgattcttttcttttcttgtcccACCCATCCACCGAACCACCCACCTTTTTTCTTGAGCATTCAGTAAACTAGAGAGATAGATCTGCAGATTCTGCACCACTCACAAGGAATCAAAAATGGAAGCTCTCATATATCAATTCACCCTCCTATCAAACCAAGCCTTGGAAGACAAGAGCTTCGACCCATCCACCATTGAGGACCTAATGAAGCTGTTCGAGATCGAAGCCTACAATTCATGGGCAGCCGTGGAGCTAGAACAGCAAAAAGAAACTCAAGAAGCTGAGGTTGCCATGCAACAAGCTGAGGACTACCTTGATTCGGTCATGGATAGCGCCATGGATGAGTTCAGACGGTTTGAGGAGGAACTAGAAAGCATGGCAAAGGCTGAGCTGAACAAGTTGGAGGAAACTGCTGAGAGGGCTAGGAAGATGGGGAGCTTGACTGAAAAGGCAGCAACTATTGCTTCCAAGAAGTATATAGAGGCTGCACTGAATTCTGCTACTGCTTCCATGAAATCAGCTTGGAAGGGACTTTCAGCTAACAAGGTTCATCCTTCTTAAGGGATCAAATTGCATGCCCAATATTATATATGTTGGACTATCATATAACATGGgattatttctcttttattactacatatttgcatttgaatttcttttttaatcaatatttaaTTCCAAAGGAAAAAGCCTAGATTTGAATGCAAGCTTGTTCTACCAAACACTCCaaataattttctatattatgaatctctctctctctctctctctaaagctTATATTTGCTGATTACATTGGTGGTTGCTGTGATTTTTAATTCTATGAGTGGGAACCCTGTAATGGTGGACCGGTATTCTAGAGGCTATAGTAGCCAATTCAAACAAAGGgttcaaaacaaaattggatTTGGGGACATATATAGAACCACCATTAGCAAAGGGAGTGGCCCCTGTCATGTAGAGCAAGAAAGCCCTAGCCATCCGGGCTTGgtccccgtgcccagcccttaGAGCTAATCACTTTCCCGATGTTATGGATCCATTTTGCCAACTTTCCTTGTTTGCATTGTTACATTGACCAGAGGCTGTTTaccttataaatttgaaaattcatccCTTGCTTCTTTAGGAAATTAAAGTAAGCTACCATCGATTTCTCCTGCCATTGGGATTTCTTCCTCTCATTGCACACCATTCCTAAACTCCTACTATTGGTTAGCACAATGATGTTTCGAAATCCCAGCCCTCTAGCCTAGGATGCACCGATGCACCGACACTGACACAGATACGGGCATGAGTGCGGGTATGGTGACAtgagtaatttttgaaaaattataatattatatggcAGATAGGATACTGTTACAATGCAGTACAGCAGCCCAAATGAAGTGTCCGTTCATCCTAGCCTCTAGCTTTCAAAACGGCCTCCATTAAAGCCTCTTGTATTGGTCTGTAAGTAGTTTTACTGCTACTGCTATTACATCCAACAAAAACCCTGTAGCCTATTCTGTTCTTTGCTGCATAGACGCATCGTTTGATTTTTCTGTTTCTACTGCTGTCTAGCTTTAGGAGGAGTTGCCAGGCACTATTATCATCATCAAAACCACTATGCAGGATTTTAGAGTTTTTTAGGAGGGATTGTTCCTTGCCAAAATCTGCACGATACCCTGCAAGCAAGACATTTAGATGTGAGAATTACTTCCATTGGGTCCGGCCTTTTCCCATCATAGACTACTTGATTCCTATGGAACCATATTAGCCATAGAGTGGTGAAAAGGAACCGTAGGAAAAACATGTCAAGATTGAGTGAGCTTTTTGTTTCTCTGTATGCACTCAGTCAGCCAACATTGAACTGAAATTTGATTTAGCTCAATGGTTTTGATGGCAAAAGGAGAACCTAACCACACTGCTCTTGCTAAGTGACAATAGAGGAAAAGATGATATATGGATTTTCATTGCACGAAGGCAAATACTAGCAATTGGAATGCCCTTGTACATTAGAGTTATGcaattaagggtgtgtttgttttgggtgaaaatggtttcaggaaatcatttttCGTAAAATAGGTTGTTTGGTTGgttttgaaaatagaattttccggaAACCATTTTCATTTGACTGTAAAAAAGAAGCTTTGACCACGGAAATTCATTTCCGttcctattttcacttcaaatggtTTTCGGAACTGAGATGCGCAAAGAGAGTTCACAGATGCGCAAAggcagaaagagagagagaaagaacgaTCTCGCGAATGCGCAAAGGGAGaaagatcgcgccgtcgatcgcgatcttgCCTTCGCACCGATTGCGATCTCGTGAAGCACCGCGCCGATCTCGCCTTCGCCTCCGCCATGCGATCTCGCCCCTCGTCGAACCCAgtcacctctctctcttccttcttctctcaatttgaccggatttgatgatttttttttttcctgggttttgtttgtgtttctgtATTGAGGAATGAATGATATTACATATTTGTTTGGCAACAGAGAAACTGTGAGAAAATGTGaccggatttgatgatttttttttctgggttttgtttgtgtttctgtATTGAGGAATGAATGATATAATATATTCGTTTGGCAAccaagaaaatgtgagaaaatgtgagcaataagtagaaaatgtgttttctatggtattttcaagaacacaaccaaacaccagaaaatttttttcgaaacattttttgaaatgcaaccaaacacatgaaaacattttcctttctaGAAATAGCATTTCCAGAAATGCTTTTacacgaaccaaacacagcctaataTGCCCACGTAGTCCAAATATGCTCATGAAGTCCAAGATGGATAAACATGAATCACACCAGATGGAACCTATTTAAGATGATTGCAACAAAATATTTATGCATTTAATATGCCCATTAAGTCCAAAACttgttaaatttgaaaaaaagaaaaaaagaaatttaattccATGACAAATCTCAAATTAGGATCGAGCAGGGTCGGGCAGGTGTGCATTTACCCTCAACCCCTCACTCAACCCGTCCGCATGCAAAGGGAACAGCCCCTTATTGAACGGGTTATTGATCAGAGTGGGGGAATGGGTTTAACGTTCAAATATGTCAGATTCGCAGGTGGCGATAATGGAAGGTGATGGACAGGGGCGGAGCTACGTTGGTGactgggggggccatggcccccccaaaagttaaaaaaaaaaaaaaaaaaattagagcagGTAAAATTGCACTTGAACCATATCTCTAAGAATTgcccccccacacccccccccccatttGTCCACGTTTAGTGTTCCTTCCAAACTTgcttttcatcttttaatattttccctCATTTATTATTAGTCTTTACTATTGAAACTCCTTCACATGTTAGACCATTGGCTTGattagaaattttactttttcaattcccaagcttcaatatatttttcttgatctAGTTTGAGCTGATATTGCTCTTTATTGTACATTGTATTGCTCTATGTTGAAAGTTGATATTGTTTTCCGCATTTGTTGCTACTTGCTAGTAAATGTTGCTCTCTATTATTGAGTATACCTATTGctatttttccttctctattttttctgctctattttgcTGTGGCCATTCTTTTGGctttgtattctttcttttctttgcataaaatttataattttgtctcAAAAAAGAGTGTTGAGCTTATTTGTAACTAGCAAAAATGACTTTAAGATCTTGAGAAGTA encodes:
- the LOC126706424 gene encoding uncharacterized protein LOC126706424; this translates as MEALIYQFTLLSNQALEDKSFDPSTIEDLMKLFEIEAYNSWAAVELEQQKETQEAEVAMQQAEDYLDSVMDSAMDEFRRFEEELESMAKAELNKLEETAERARKMGSLTEKAATIASKKYIEAALNSATASMKSAWKGLSANKVHPS